From a region of the Nitrospira sp. genome:
- a CDS encoding Mrp/NBP35 family ATP-binding protein: protein MARELNVINSGNGDACTYMWACAICDENERCQKDKEGHSRWLVAKRMERIEYKVLIMSNKGGVGKSTCTTNIAVSLALKGWHVGICDMDIHGPNIPKMVGAEGQKLKISTSGGIIPFQAYNLKIASMSFLLQNSDDPIIWRDAYKYEFINQLLGGVDWQDLNFLLIDLPPGTGNESVTTIDLLGNVSGAVIVTTPQEVALLDSRKSVTFCKDSEVPIVGIVENMSGLECPHCHAQIDVFRKGGGEASALDMGVPFLGRIPLDPDVVTQSDAGEPFAMFNSDTPTAEAYHRIANQIEAFCKKGGSLPKPGRSGMGLLKGVTQ, encoded by the coding sequence ATGGCACGTGAACTCAATGTGATCAACAGTGGAAATGGGGATGCCTGCACGTATATGTGGGCCTGCGCTATCTGCGACGAAAACGAGAGGTGCCAAAAGGATAAGGAGGGACATAGTCGCTGGCTGGTCGCCAAGCGGATGGAGCGTATCGAATACAAAGTGCTGATCATGAGCAATAAGGGCGGCGTAGGGAAGAGTACCTGTACCACGAACATCGCCGTCAGCCTTGCGCTTAAAGGATGGCATGTCGGGATCTGCGACATGGATATTCATGGCCCCAACATCCCGAAAATGGTCGGGGCTGAAGGTCAGAAGCTCAAGATCAGCACCTCCGGTGGAATTATTCCCTTCCAAGCCTACAATTTGAAGATTGCCTCGATGTCGTTTTTGCTGCAGAACTCGGATGATCCCATCATTTGGCGCGATGCCTATAAGTACGAATTCATCAATCAACTGCTGGGTGGGGTAGACTGGCAAGACCTGAACTTTCTCTTGATCGATCTTCCCCCGGGGACCGGAAACGAATCGGTCACGACGATCGACCTACTCGGCAATGTCAGCGGCGCCGTCATCGTCACGACTCCGCAAGAGGTGGCGCTGCTCGATTCACGGAAGTCCGTGACCTTCTGTAAGGACAGCGAAGTGCCGATCGTCGGCATCGTGGAAAACATGAGCGGGTTGGAGTGTCCTCACTGCCACGCCCAGATCGATGTGTTCCGCAAGGGTGGAGGGGAGGCCTCCGCGCTGGACATGGGGGTTCCGTTTTTGGGTCGGATCCCGCTCGATCCGGATGTGGTGACGCAGTCGGACGCGGGCGAGCCTTTTGCCATGTTCAACTCCGACACACCGACGGCTGAAGCATACCACCG
- the tatC gene encoding twin-arginine translocase subunit TatC, with protein MPVMEHLVEFQVRLTRAVIAMAVIFMGTFLYADALVKWLRVPLQNMFVPSKLTWEPTDLPTVPFVFLAPAEALWQNVKVAGLCAVVIAMPYLLFEIWRFVVPGLHAQERRFVGPFVCVSTLAFYAGAGFSFFFVLPFALNFLISYGVNAGFVPQISIAQYVGFALWFLMVFGLIFEVPLAITLMAKLGWVDAPFLIQYWKWALLGSFVISAILTPTPDPFNQTLMAGPMFLLYWVGIFGAKVFGKKAPAEGSQPGVPTVAMAVAGAGGAASGMAMPKSSGDDYVNVPGGRHH; from the coding sequence ATGCCGGTCATGGAGCACCTCGTGGAGTTCCAGGTCCGGCTCACCCGTGCGGTGATCGCCATGGCGGTCATCTTCATGGGGACATTTCTGTATGCCGATGCGTTGGTCAAATGGTTGCGCGTTCCGCTCCAGAACATGTTCGTGCCAAGCAAATTGACCTGGGAACCTACTGATTTGCCGACCGTGCCTTTTGTCTTCCTCGCGCCGGCGGAGGCCCTCTGGCAGAACGTCAAGGTGGCGGGATTGTGTGCCGTCGTGATCGCCATGCCGTATCTCTTATTTGAGATCTGGCGATTCGTGGTTCCAGGACTTCACGCTCAGGAACGTCGATTCGTCGGGCCGTTTGTGTGTGTCAGCACGCTGGCGTTCTACGCCGGGGCAGGATTTTCATTTTTCTTCGTGCTTCCATTTGCCTTGAATTTCTTAATTTCGTATGGCGTCAACGCCGGATTTGTACCTCAGATCTCGATCGCGCAATACGTCGGATTTGCCCTCTGGTTCTTGATGGTTTTTGGACTCATCTTTGAGGTGCCGTTGGCGATCACCCTTATGGCCAAGCTGGGCTGGGTCGATGCGCCATTCCTAATACAATACTGGAAGTGGGCCTTGTTAGGATCGTTCGTCATCTCGGCGATCCTGACTCCCACGCCTGACCCGTTCAATCAAACTCTTATGGCCGGTCCCATGTTCCTGCTTTACTGGGTCGGCATCTTTGGCGCTAAGGTGTTTGGCAAGAAAGCGCCCGCCGAAGGGAGTCAACCTGGTGTTCCAACGGTCGCGATGGCTGTTGCTGGGGCCGGGGGAGCAGCCTCTGGTATGGCGATGCCGAAATCCTCGGGCGATGATTATGTGAACGTTCCTGGAGGTCGTCACCACTAG
- a CDS encoding Do family serine endopeptidase, whose amino-acid sequence MTNWRQQATKVLIGSGLIVCGFVGGGNVSPTSAAGVPPAWAQGFSEIVKKTTPAVVNIAVTGGGEGSRRRGGTPPPSPFGTPPPGDEPGGGELPTPPPSPHGPPAPHGRPDQSAGSGVILDSNGFIVTNNHVVEGATQITVTLSDRREFAAKVVGTDPKTDLAVVKIEAKDLPSLKWAEYEKLQVGDLVLAVGSPFGLSSTVTLGIISALGRGNVGIADYEDFIQTDAAINPGNSGGALVNMNGDLIGINTAIFSRTGGSEGIGFAIPSSIALDIVDSLQRTGKVVRGWMGVAIQEITPALAKSFKLPEQRKGVLISDVNENGPSHAAGIRRGDVVVAFNGKEVQSVSQLRNLVARTVVGKDAQVKVVREGKEQLIAVKVAERPSDEMLAKKEPGPPKESGELIKPPDNVLASLRVQTLDNALMSQLNISAKTVGVVIISVEPGGQAEAAGLQRGDVIQEINHETVKTISDYQKAAEKIKKDELAVLLVNRQGNSLFVAINPK is encoded by the coding sequence ATGACCAATTGGCGTCAACAAGCGACGAAAGTGCTCATCGGTAGCGGACTGATAGTGTGCGGTTTTGTCGGCGGCGGAAACGTGTCCCCGACTTCAGCCGCCGGGGTACCTCCCGCCTGGGCTCAAGGCTTTTCGGAGATTGTGAAAAAGACGACTCCAGCTGTTGTGAATATCGCCGTGACCGGCGGTGGAGAGGGCAGCCGGCGCCGTGGTGGAACTCCGCCACCCAGTCCTTTCGGGACACCTCCTCCAGGGGATGAGCCGGGCGGGGGAGAATTACCGACACCTCCCCCGAGCCCTCACGGTCCGCCCGCACCGCATGGTCGCCCAGATCAGAGTGCAGGTTCCGGGGTCATCTTGGATTCAAACGGCTTCATCGTGACCAATAATCACGTCGTTGAAGGAGCCACGCAGATTACCGTGACGCTGAGCGACCGGCGCGAGTTTGCCGCGAAGGTCGTCGGCACCGATCCAAAGACGGATTTAGCGGTGGTCAAGATTGAAGCGAAGGATTTGCCGTCACTCAAGTGGGCTGAATACGAAAAGCTACAGGTCGGCGACCTTGTGTTGGCCGTTGGAAGCCCATTCGGCCTGAGCTCAACTGTCACGCTCGGAATCATCAGTGCGCTGGGGCGTGGCAATGTTGGGATCGCCGACTATGAAGATTTCATCCAGACCGACGCGGCGATCAATCCTGGAAATTCAGGCGGAGCGCTCGTCAACATGAACGGGGATCTGATCGGCATCAACACGGCGATCTTTTCTCGAACCGGCGGATCGGAAGGAATCGGATTCGCCATTCCCAGCAGCATTGCGCTTGATATCGTGGACAGTCTCCAGCGAACGGGCAAGGTCGTACGCGGATGGATGGGGGTCGCGATTCAGGAGATTACACCGGCGCTGGCCAAGTCGTTCAAACTTCCGGAGCAGCGGAAGGGTGTGCTGATCAGCGATGTCAATGAAAATGGTCCTTCCCATGCCGCCGGAATCAGACGGGGCGATGTGGTGGTGGCGTTCAACGGTAAAGAGGTGCAGAGCGTCAGTCAGCTGCGTAACCTGGTGGCGAGAACGGTGGTCGGAAAGGACGCGCAGGTCAAGGTTGTACGAGAAGGCAAGGAACAGCTGATCGCGGTGAAGGTTGCTGAACGTCCATCGGACGAAATGCTGGCCAAGAAGGAGCCGGGGCCGCCCAAGGAGTCGGGAGAGCTGATCAAGCCCCCGGATAATGTGTTGGCGTCACTTCGTGTGCAAACGTTAGACAATGCGCTGATGAGCCAACTGAACATTTCCGCGAAAACCGTCGGAGTGGTTATCATATCGGTTGAACCGGGTGGACAGGCAGAGGCGGCCGGGCTGCAGCGCGGTGACGTCATTCAAGAGATCAATCACGAGACAGTCAAGACGATCAGCGATTATCAGAAGGCCGCGGAGAAGATCAAGAAAGACGAGCTCGCGGTGTTGCTGGTCAATCGACAAGGGAACAGCCTGTTCGTGGCCATTAATCCCAAGTAG
- a CDS encoding c-type cytochrome, translating to MGYLSKFLGITAAVVFLSVSVVGAEEKDPLKPRVPPDQAADAKGMKNPVASSPESIAKGKALYEGKGTCFNCHGKAGDGQGEAGKILNPSPRDFTNCKFHKKRKDGELFWVIKNGSPGTGMVSLIPAAITEEEAWTIINYERSFCKGE from the coding sequence ATGGGGTATTTGTCCAAGTTTTTAGGAATTACCGCAGCAGTTGTATTCCTCTCGGTCTCGGTAGTTGGGGCTGAGGAGAAAGATCCTTTGAAGCCTCGCGTTCCGCCCGATCAAGCGGCAGATGCCAAGGGCATGAAGAATCCGGTTGCCTCCAGCCCAGAAAGCATCGCCAAAGGCAAGGCATTGTACGAGGGGAAGGGGACCTGCTTCAACTGTCATGGTAAAGCCGGAGATGGCCAGGGCGAAGCCGGCAAGATTTTGAATCCCAGCCCACGGGACTTCACCAACTGCAAGTTCCACAAGAAACGGAAAGATGGCGAGCTCTTCTGGGTGATTAAGAACGGCAGCCCTGGAACGGGAATGGTTTCTTTAATCCCGGCTGCAATCACCGAGGAAGAAGCCTGGACGATCATCAATTATGAGCGGAGCTTCTGCAAGGGCGAATAA
- a CDS encoding helix-turn-helix domain-containing protein, with amino-acid sequence MESVGEFFRQVRETKGLTVDEVASKTRIRTDFVKALEDGNFAKLPDQVFARGFVRSYARSLGLDEEDAIHRFIQSAGSFYEKQDERERLKVRQVEEDRKRQANRKAVTIAIGIAVLTLIFLLSREQSSVFRRGVPEPAPVAKRTTPPAKDAAESIIREPERPAEIPKPSEMPAVAPKAVTEAPQRHEAAPPVVAASRPEPEIVSSVSTASPGSDGPLGGISLNAIEGQGDGQLVLDLEATELSWVVVQIDNGSPQESLLRPGERAHWKGQDQFILTLGNAGGVKAELNGKPQKPFGPSGKVARDIVLKR; translated from the coding sequence ATGGAGTCGGTGGGCGAATTCTTTAGGCAAGTCCGGGAGACCAAAGGGTTGACCGTAGACGAAGTCGCGTCAAAAACCAGGATTCGCACGGATTTCGTCAAAGCCCTGGAGGACGGCAATTTCGCCAAGTTGCCCGACCAAGTATTTGCTCGAGGTTTTGTGCGTTCCTACGCCAGATCGCTCGGATTGGATGAAGAAGATGCGATTCACCGGTTTATCCAATCGGCCGGTTCCTTTTACGAGAAACAGGATGAGCGTGAACGGCTCAAGGTAAGACAGGTCGAGGAGGATCGGAAGCGTCAGGCCAATCGCAAAGCGGTGACTATTGCAATCGGGATCGCCGTATTGACCCTGATCTTTCTCTTAAGCCGAGAGCAATCTTCTGTATTTCGGCGGGGCGTGCCTGAGCCGGCTCCGGTGGCCAAACGAACGACCCCACCGGCGAAAGATGCTGCAGAATCGATCATCCGCGAGCCTGAGCGTCCGGCGGAGATTCCGAAGCCAAGCGAAATGCCTGCTGTCGCGCCAAAGGCAGTGACCGAAGCTCCGCAGCGCCACGAAGCGGCTCCACCCGTCGTTGCGGCTTCCAGACCGGAACCAGAAATCGTTTCGTCGGTATCGACTGCTTCTCCCGGCAGCGATGGCCCATTGGGTGGAATTTCATTGAATGCAATCGAGGGTCAAGGCGATGGGCAGCTGGTCTTGGACCTTGAAGCGACGGAGTTGAGCTGGGTCGTTGTGCAGATCGACAACGGGAGTCCTCAGGAATCGTTGCTTCGGCCGGGCGAAAGGGCTCACTGGAAGGGGCAGGACCAATTCATCCTCACCCTTGGGAACGCCGGAGGGGTGAAGGCCGAGTTAAACGGGAAGCCTCAAAAGCCGTTCGGGCCGAGCGGAAAAGTTGCCCGCGACATTGTGTTGAAGCGGTAG
- a CDS encoding tetratricopeptide repeat protein, translating into MNRTNRRFHWPRGCSTLVWLGLISILGGCATDKEALRKSQGYYQEGVASLPGDRQKAFVSFQKSVQLNPDNKEARYALGHVYALQGKLSNAEEQFRAAIKIDDNYSEAHTYLGQVLANQNHWEEAIKSYRLALANPLYPTPDLARFHLGRALAHQGDLQGSMEALEDATSASPPSVPPAMTHLELGRVYYKLGYTTRAREVLKKVATLDKGGEFAAAASELLTRLK; encoded by the coding sequence ATGAACAGGACGAACCGCCGGTTTCATTGGCCGCGAGGATGCTCCACACTGGTGTGGTTAGGACTCATCAGTATTTTGGGAGGTTGTGCGACCGACAAAGAAGCGTTGCGGAAATCACAAGGATATTACCAGGAAGGTGTGGCCAGTCTCCCAGGAGATCGCCAGAAGGCCTTTGTCTCATTCCAAAAGTCCGTTCAACTGAATCCGGACAACAAGGAAGCCCGGTATGCGCTCGGACACGTCTATGCGCTTCAAGGCAAGCTGTCCAACGCCGAAGAACAATTTCGCGCAGCCATCAAGATCGATGACAACTATTCCGAGGCGCATACCTATCTGGGGCAAGTCTTGGCCAATCAAAACCACTGGGAGGAGGCCATCAAGTCCTACCGGCTGGCACTGGCGAATCCACTCTACCCTACGCCGGATTTAGCTCGATTTCACCTCGGCCGCGCGCTTGCCCACCAGGGTGATCTTCAGGGATCCATGGAAGCGTTGGAGGATGCAACATCGGCCAGTCCCCCCAGTGTGCCGCCGGCGATGACTCATTTGGAACTCGGTCGAGTATACTATAAGCTGGGCTATACGACGCGAGCCCGCGAGGTACTGAAAAAAGTTGCGACTTTGGATAAAGGCGGGGAGTTTGCGGCGGCCGCATCGGAACTCTTGACCCGATTGAAGTAG
- a CDS encoding sugar kinase: MGKLLVVGSVALDTVKTPFGEGTEILGGSATYFSTAASFFTSVALIAVVGEDFPQQHIAFLKSRGIDLTGLERRPGATFRWKGEYTHQLNEAHTLDTQLNVFETFRPQIPDAYRAPDVLFLGNIHPELQLDVLNKVKRPALVACDTMNFWINGQREALWKVLEKVDVLIINDGEARALGQDSNLVKVAKLVLSRGPKHLIVKRGEYGVLMFNERQVFGAPAFPLEDVRDPTGAGDTFAGGFLGYLAATGNHSPEAMKQAIIFGSVMASFTVEAFSLDRLRILDYKEIQARFAEFKRLTHFEDVQ; encoded by the coding sequence ATGGGGAAACTGTTGGTTGTTGGATCGGTTGCGCTTGATACGGTCAAAACTCCGTTCGGCGAGGGAACTGAAATTCTTGGGGGGTCGGCTACGTATTTCTCGACGGCGGCCAGCTTCTTCACCTCGGTGGCGCTCATTGCCGTGGTCGGAGAGGACTTCCCTCAGCAGCATATTGCGTTTCTCAAAAGCCGAGGAATCGATCTCACGGGTCTGGAACGGCGCCCAGGGGCGACCTTTCGTTGGAAGGGTGAGTATACCCATCAGCTGAACGAAGCGCATACCTTGGATACCCAGCTCAATGTGTTCGAGACGTTTCGTCCTCAGATTCCTGACGCCTATCGCGCGCCGGATGTGTTGTTCCTGGGAAACATCCACCCGGAGCTTCAGTTGGATGTCTTGAACAAAGTGAAACGTCCCGCGCTGGTGGCCTGCGATACGATGAATTTCTGGATCAACGGCCAGCGTGAGGCGCTTTGGAAGGTGCTGGAGAAGGTCGATGTGCTGATCATCAACGACGGTGAGGCTCGGGCGCTGGGCCAGGATTCCAATCTGGTGAAAGTGGCGAAGCTCGTGCTTTCGCGAGGGCCCAAGCATCTCATCGTGAAACGCGGAGAATATGGCGTGCTCATGTTCAACGAAAGGCAGGTCTTCGGCGCTCCGGCATTTCCGCTCGAGGACGTGCGCGATCCGACCGGTGCCGGAGATACCTTCGCCGGCGGATTTTTGGGCTACTTGGCGGCGACCGGAAATCACTCGCCTGAAGCCATGAAACAGGCAATCATCTTTGGAAGCGTCATGGCCTCATTTACAGTAGAAGCCTTTAGTCTTGACCGATTGCGAATCCTGGATTACAAAGAGATTCAGGCTCGGTTTGCCGAGTTCAAGCGGTTAACGCACTTCGAGGATGTTCAATGA
- the mtnP gene encoding S-methyl-5'-thioadenosine phosphorylase, which produces MVGVIGGSGLYDIEGLKSPRSIRVRTPFGPPSDTITVGTLEGIRVAFLSRHGRGHVLNPSEINYRANIFALKSLGVSHIISVSAVGSMKESIRPGDVVLPDQFVDLTKRRVSTYFDSGIVAHVAFGDPICAELAQALHSSGERAGAKLHRGGTYLCMEGPQFSTKAESRLYRQWGVDVIGMTNMPEAKLAREAEICYATLALVTDYDCWHETEEAVTVEAVLATLHRNVALAKYILRSAMPSFVNPIECPCHRALDNAILTAPKRIPAAVRRKLAVLVDRALTPKKGAC; this is translated from the coding sequence ATGGTCGGTGTCATTGGGGGGAGCGGTCTCTATGACATTGAGGGGCTCAAGTCACCTCGGTCCATCCGTGTCCGTACGCCGTTCGGGCCGCCTTCGGACACGATCACGGTCGGGACACTCGAGGGGATTCGGGTGGCGTTTCTCTCCCGGCATGGGCGTGGGCATGTCTTGAATCCGAGCGAAATCAACTATCGTGCAAACATCTTTGCGCTCAAGTCTTTGGGTGTGTCTCATATCATTTCAGTCAGCGCAGTAGGCAGTATGAAAGAGTCGATCCGGCCGGGCGACGTGGTGCTCCCGGATCAGTTTGTCGATCTCACCAAACGGCGCGTGTCGACGTATTTTGATAGTGGGATCGTCGCGCATGTCGCCTTCGGTGACCCGATTTGTGCTGAGCTGGCCCAGGCTCTCCACTCCTCTGGAGAGCGAGCGGGTGCCAAACTGCATCGCGGCGGGACCTATCTCTGCATGGAAGGTCCGCAGTTTTCGACTAAAGCGGAATCACGGCTCTACCGGCAGTGGGGGGTCGATGTGATCGGTATGACCAACATGCCGGAAGCGAAGCTGGCCCGCGAGGCGGAGATCTGTTATGCGACGTTGGCGCTGGTCACCGACTATGACTGCTGGCATGAGACGGAAGAAGCCGTGACGGTGGAAGCCGTGTTGGCCACCCTTCATCGCAACGTGGCCTTGGCCAAATACATCCTCCGCTCGGCAATGCCGTCGTTCGTCAATCCGATCGAGTGTCCCTGTCATCGGGCATTGGACAATGCCATTCTGACGGCGCCGAAACGAATCCCTGCAGCGGTTCGGAGGAAACTCGCCGTGCTTGTCGACCGAGCGCTGACACCTAAGAAAGGAGCCTGTTAG
- the miaA gene encoding tRNA (adenosine(37)-N6)-dimethylallyltransferase MiaA, with translation MNMLSELVRRHRPLVVLLGPTAVGKSRIATQVAKHFDTEVLAADSRQVYRGMDIGTDKPTTEERQGVPHRLIDLVDPGQTFNAGWYRRAALEEIDRLYAANRLPFIVGGTGLYIRTLVRGLCPAPQADPLVRADLKKLKEERGRDGLYAELMRVDPQTAARLHPNDESKVIRALEVYRLSGRPMSAMHDEHQFQEMPFSAFLIGLQRTAEALYRRIEERIDWQLTHGMVEETRSLLDSGYGRELGAMKGLGYRQVGAFLANESDYAEMVRRFKRDTRRFAKRQMTWFRKESGVVWLSIKEDESYERTAERVTAHIERFLGTLGRQEQPAVSQ, from the coding sequence GTGAACATGCTTTCGGAACTTGTGCGTCGCCACCGTCCCTTAGTCGTGCTTCTCGGTCCGACAGCCGTCGGAAAGAGCCGGATCGCGACGCAGGTGGCCAAACATTTCGATACTGAGGTGCTGGCGGCAGATTCACGTCAAGTGTATCGGGGGATGGACATTGGAACGGACAAGCCCACCACCGAAGAACGTCAGGGTGTGCCGCACCGGCTCATCGATTTGGTCGATCCCGGTCAAACGTTCAACGCAGGCTGGTATCGGCGTGCCGCGCTGGAAGAAATCGACCGGCTATATGCGGCCAACAGGCTGCCATTCATTGTCGGTGGAACGGGGTTATACATCAGAACGTTGGTAAGGGGATTGTGTCCAGCGCCCCAGGCAGACCCGCTGGTGAGAGCAGACCTCAAGAAGTTGAAGGAAGAACGGGGCCGCGACGGCCTCTACGCGGAGTTGATGCGTGTCGATCCTCAGACTGCGGCGCGGTTGCACCCGAATGACGAATCCAAAGTCATTCGGGCATTGGAAGTGTACCGATTGTCAGGACGCCCAATGTCCGCCATGCATGATGAACACCAATTTCAAGAGATGCCCTTTTCCGCTTTTCTCATAGGCCTTCAGCGAACCGCAGAGGCGCTCTATCGAAGGATTGAAGAACGAATTGATTGGCAGCTGACTCATGGAATGGTAGAAGAGACTCGGTCATTGCTCGACAGTGGATACGGGCGAGAACTTGGGGCGATGAAAGGTCTGGGGTATCGCCAGGTGGGAGCCTTTCTGGCAAACGAGTCTGATTACGCGGAAATGGTGCGTCGATTCAAGCGCGATACCAGACGCTTTGCGAAACGACAGATGACCTGGTTTCGAAAGGAATCGGGGGTTGTGTGGTTGTCAATCAAAGAGGACGAGTCGTATGAGCGAACCGCCGAGCGAGTAACCGCGCATATTGAGCGATTTCTGGGAACCCTTGGGCGTCAGGAGCAGCCCGCGGTGTCGCAGTAG
- the mutL gene encoding DNA mismatch repair endonuclease MutL, whose translation MLRTGGSGKISILSEEVVGRIAAGEVVERPAAVVKELLENSIDAGSRSITIDVKDGGLSLIRVIDDGEGMSPDDAPQAFLRHATSKLRSDQDLWSIRTMGFRGEALPSIAAVSRVRLLTATRSAEMGTELEVMGGIVGDIADAPPVTGTRIEVADLFYNQPARKKFLKSISTEFSHISRVVQQASLAWPSIQFRLTHNTEEIFNYPAASSEQDRIAQVYRQPFLDQSLWIKATLPGATVSGYIVDAVHAKSSRIPQELFVNYRPVRSPAVSHAVGEGYGSFLAKGCHPRFVLFLDVDPDRLDVNVHPTKREVRFSDNETIHQLVRRAVRQRLSGGEPTNESEEARSLERSTPYTMVSAVEPSHAGEFRETDEANRTRSESEAQLAFVSEAAEPYVRAPSAEVIALGQINRTFLIAQVGNDLTVVDQHTAHERVLFERLYRAWTTRGIQAQPLLIPDSLELSPSHAALVQRYQHDLEKLGLEIEPFGASTVLIRSIPVGIGRVDPGAFLQDLVDDLNQWNSVPSLEVRVRSVLASLACHGAVRAGRPMKLDEIKALVEEWHAEGEITTCPHGRRTSFRLSTDDLEKMFGRVGW comes from the coding sequence GTGCTGAGAACTGGCGGCAGTGGCAAGATTTCCATTCTGTCGGAAGAAGTCGTCGGTCGCATTGCAGCCGGAGAAGTGGTTGAACGCCCCGCGGCCGTCGTCAAAGAGCTTCTCGAAAACAGCATCGATGCCGGTAGCCGGTCGATCACGATTGACGTGAAGGACGGAGGTCTTTCGTTGATCCGCGTGATCGATGATGGCGAGGGGATGAGCCCTGACGATGCGCCACAAGCTTTTCTGCGGCATGCCACGAGCAAGCTTCGGTCGGATCAAGATCTCTGGTCCATCCGCACGATGGGTTTTCGAGGGGAAGCCTTGCCGAGCATTGCCGCCGTGTCACGGGTCCGTCTTCTGACCGCGACTCGTTCCGCCGAGATGGGAACCGAGTTGGAAGTCATGGGGGGAATCGTCGGGGACATTGCCGATGCTCCTCCGGTGACCGGGACAAGAATTGAAGTGGCGGACCTGTTCTACAATCAGCCGGCTCGCAAGAAATTTTTGAAGTCCATCTCCACCGAATTTTCACATATCAGCCGGGTGGTGCAGCAGGCCTCGCTGGCCTGGCCGTCCATCCAGTTTCGCTTGACGCATAACACGGAAGAGATTTTCAACTATCCGGCTGCCTCGTCGGAGCAGGATCGGATCGCTCAAGTCTATCGACAACCGTTTCTCGATCAGAGCCTCTGGATCAAGGCCACGCTCCCTGGGGCGACCGTCAGCGGATATATTGTCGATGCGGTCCATGCAAAGTCCTCGCGCATCCCGCAAGAGCTGTTTGTGAACTATCGTCCGGTGCGTAGCCCGGCGGTGTCCCATGCCGTCGGTGAAGGGTACGGATCGTTTCTTGCCAAAGGGTGTCATCCGCGATTTGTGCTTTTTTTGGATGTCGATCCGGACCGTCTCGATGTGAACGTCCATCCCACAAAACGAGAGGTACGATTCTCGGACAACGAAACGATACATCAACTCGTTCGACGAGCTGTTCGCCAGAGGTTGAGTGGTGGAGAACCGACGAACGAATCCGAGGAGGCTCGGTCATTGGAGCGGTCCACCCCATACACCATGGTTTCGGCTGTAGAGCCTTCGCATGCAGGCGAGTTCCGTGAGACGGATGAAGCGAACCGCACGAGATCCGAGTCTGAAGCTCAATTGGCCTTTGTGAGCGAAGCCGCGGAGCCTTATGTCCGAGCCCCTTCGGCTGAGGTGATTGCGTTGGGGCAGATCAACCGCACGTTCTTGATCGCACAGGTCGGGAACGATTTGACGGTGGTTGATCAACATACGGCCCACGAGCGGGTCCTGTTTGAACGACTGTATCGCGCGTGGACCACGCGGGGAATACAGGCTCAGCCTCTCCTCATTCCGGATTCGCTGGAACTGTCCCCGTCTCATGCTGCGCTGGTCCAGCGGTATCAGCATGATCTGGAGAAGTTGGGACTAGAGATCGAACCGTTCGGCGCCTCAACGGTCTTGATCCGGTCGATCCCGGTAGGCATTGGCCGAGTCGATCCGGGAGCGTTTCTGCAAGACCTCGTCGACGATCTGAATCAATGGAACAGTGTTCCCAGTCTGGAGGTAAGAGTTCGGTCGGTGCTGGCATCGTTGGCCTGCCACGGCGCCGTCCGAGCCGGCCGCCCGATGAAATTGGATGAAATCAAAGCCCTGGTTGAGGAATGGCATGCGGAAGGGGAGATCACAACTTGCCCTCATGGACGAAGGACTTCATTCCGGCTCAGCACCGATGATTTGGAGAAAATGTTTGGGCGAGTTGGCTGGTAG